The genomic window TTGCCGTTTTTCTCTATGCAACCTTCCGAAATTTGCCGTGTGGCTACTATTTTGGTGGCAGCCGCTTTTTTGGATAGACGCGGGCGCCGTATTCGGGAAGTGCCCACGCTGTTTGGGTTGGGAGCAATCCTCTTACCGATTTTCGGGCTGATTATGATGCAACCCGACTTCTCTTCCGTAGTGGTTACTTTGCCTGCGTTGGCGGTGCTCCTGTTTTGTACCGGGGTGAATATTTTTTATCTTATTTTGGCGGGCCTTTTTGCCGGGGTAACCGGGTTTTTTACGATTACTTGGACCTATCTTTATCTGCACCCCGAACTCATGGATTTTTGGCTGTTTAGAACTTTTTATGAACTTGGGCACAACGGGTGGTATATTACGGGTTTTTGTGTGCTTGTTATGTTGTTGGGGTACGCGGCTTGGTGGTTTTTTAAGCAACTTCGTATTTTTCTTCCGTCTATCTATTTCGTTTTGGCTACGCTTGTGGTGTTGGCGGGCTTATTCGGCGGAATGTTTGTGGATCACCAGATGAAACCGCACCAACGCAAGCGCGTGGAAACTTTTTTGGCCCCTACCGCAGACCCCCAAGGGGCGGGATACAACGTGTTACAAGCGCAAATTGCCATGGGGGCGGGTGGTGTGTTTGGCAAAGGGCTTTTTTCGGGTACCCAATCGCGCCTCGGTTTCGTGCCGGAAAAACATACCGATTTTATTTTGGCTGTAGTAGGTGAAGAGTTAGGCTTGTGGGGCACTTTGGGCGTTTTGGGGCTTTATTTGCTCATTTTATGGCGCATCATCGTGGTAGCCTACAGTTCCAGTGACCGATACGGATATTTGGTTTGTTCCGGCGTTTTCGGTATGTTCTTTACTTATGTGTTGGTAAACTTCGGCATGCTTATCGGCATTGTGCCGGTGGCAGGGATTCCGCTGCCGTTTATCTCGTACGGAGGGTCTAACCTGGTGGCCAGTTTTTGGGCACTTGGGGTAGTGCAATCTGTGTACGCAAGGCGGATTCGGGCATAAAAAGATGATGAATACGCCAAAAATTTATAAAATACGAGTAGTATTCCGTTGGTTGAAAAACCAAGCGGACAGAAACACTTTTAACGCGGTAAGAAAAATGGTGCTTACGGCTGGGTTGCCGTTTGAGCCGGCCAAAGTAAATAAAAATTGGCCGCGCTTGGCATACGGGCCGTCCCCTGCGTTGGGGCAACGGGCCGAGCGTGAGTACCTGGACATTTATTTGCAGAAGTCTATTGCGGCGGAAGAAGTACAAAGCGCATTGGAAAAAGCAGCCCCGTCCGGGCTGGAGTTACTGAGCGTGCGCAGAGTACCTTATCCGTTGCCTTCCGTGCAGAACTTGGCGGCCGCGGCCCGGTACCGGGTGGAAGGGAATTTTTCTTCCTATCAACCTGGGCGGAAGTTGGAAGAGTTTTTAAGTTCGGGGCGGGTGGAAATTACCCGTCGGGCGGAAAACGGCCTTTCGTGCGTGAAGGAATTGAGTGCGCATATCGGCCCGTGCCGCACGATATCCCCGGAAGTTGTATCCCTGACGGTTTTATCCGTGCAAGGGAAATGGATTAACCCGGAAGAAATAATCGCCGCGTGGCTGGGTTTGGAAGTTCCGGCCGGTGAGGAAAACTTTACGGTGGAAGGTTTAACTTTTATAAGAGAAGGACTTTTTTGGCAAGATTCCCAAGGGGAATTTCACCTGATTTAGGGCCTTTTTAAGAGAGGATTTTTAATATGAGTAGAAATTTGGAAGGATTACCGACCGTAGAAGTATTGGTCAATACATCTTTTGAAGAAACGCGCATTGCCATTTTGGAAGATGAACGCGTCAACGAACTGATTTGGGAACGCCGCGGTTCGCTTAACATTGTGGGTAATATCTACAAAGGTACCGTGGAAAATGTACTGCCCGGTATCTCCAGTGCGTTTTTGAATATCGGGTACGAAAAAAATGCGTATCTGTACATTTCCGATGTGCTCGGCGGAGACAAAAAGAACATCGATAAAGTACTCCACAAAGGCCAGGAAGTAATGGTGCAAGTGGTAAAAGATGCCATCAGCACCAAAGGCATGAAGGTAACCATGGATGTTACCCTTCCCGGCCGCTACTTAGTGTTAACGCCGCATCAAAGTTTTGTGGGCGTATCTAAAAACATTGAAGATTCGGATGCCCGCCACAAACTGAACGATATTATGCAAGAACTTGCCGCCAAACACTTAAACGGCATGGGTTGTATCGTCCGTACGGAAGCCGAAGAAGCCAGTAAAGAAGAGTTGGAACGCGAAGTCAAATACTTATATCGCCAATGGCAATCTATCGTCAAAAAATTTGAAACTTCCCGCTCTCCGCGCTTACTGCACGAAGATATGGACGCCGTACTCCAAGTGGCGCGCGATGTGCTTTCCGAAAACGCTAAAGTGTATATGCTTGATAACAAAAAAGACTACGAACGGGTACTCGATTTTGTGGAAAAGAACTCTCCCGATTTGGCTGACCGCGTGAAACTTTATAAAGGCAAAACACCGATTTTTGAAGCCTATAACATCGAGCCGGAAATTGACAACCTGCGCAAAACCAAACTTCCTTTGCCCAATGGCGGAAGTATCATTATCCAGGAAGCTGAATCTCTTTGTGCTATCGATGTAAACACCGGTAAATTTACGGGTAACAAATCGCAGGAAGAAACCGTTACCCAAACCAATATCGAAGCCGCGCAGGAAATTGCTCACCAACTTCGCTTGCGTAATATCGGCGGCATCATTGTAATTGATTTTATCGATATGCGCAAAGCCTCCAGCCGCCACCGCGTGGTGGAGGCCTTGGCCAAAGCCGTTCAGGGAGACCGCGCCAAAATTCGTATCTTGCCGATTACCCGCTTGGGCCTTGTGGAAATGACGCGCGAACGCAAACGCGCCAGCACGGGCAGTTTTATCAGCGAAGAATGTCCCCAATGCCACGGTTCGGGCCGTGTGCTTTCCGCGGAAAGTATGCGCATTAAAATTCAACGCGAAATTTACGATTTAACCAACGGCCGTCCCGGCGGTAATTTGCGCGTGGTGTTACACCCTGTGTTAGCCGAAGCCATCAAACAACGCCAACACGATATCGAACAAAATATCCACCGCACACTTAAAATTCAGGCCGATCCGCAACTGGCTTGGGAAGATTATAAAATCGTATTGGAATAATAAACGGGGCCCGGCCAACTACCGGGCCCGGCTTTATGATTTATGAAAAGAGTTTTTAGTTATATTTTATCTCTGCTGCTTTGTTTGTTTTCCGGTGCCGTTTATGCGCAGGACGAAGTGTCGTTTACCGTTGCCGGGCGCGATAAAGGCTCCGTGGAAGCCATGGAAGCAAACGGGGTAATGTATGTGGATTTGCAAAAAACCGCTCGCAAGTTGGGAGCGGAAGTAGAACTTTTTGCCCAATCTAAGCAGGCTAAAGTAACGGGGAAGGGCTTTTATGCCATTTTAACGGCTTCTTTGAAGGAAATTATCGTTAATGCCCGCCCAAAAACGCTCAAAGCACCTATTATCATCAACGGAAGCAAAATGATGGCTCCGGTGGAATTTTTTCTGTTGCCGTCTTTTCAAAAAGCGATAGGGAAAGAGATTTCTTATCACAAAAAAACTTTTACGGTGGAACGCCCGTATGACCTGCAACGCACGGAAAATAAACTAAGTAAGCAGGATAGTTTGATTGTTTTTGATAAGCAGAAAAAATTGACTTGGACGACTTCCCAACCCAACAAACATACCGTACTTGTTACCTTCCCGGGGGCAACCGTTAAGCGGGACGAATTTTTCCGCTTGAAAACAGACTTTATTTCGTCTGCCGATATCCGCCAATCGAGCGACAATGCGGTGTTAAAAGTAATTTTAGGTAAAGATGCAAACGATTGGAGTTTTACCGAACAACAAGGGAAATTGGTGTTTCGGGCCGGGGCCAAAAAGGCCGACCCGGTGCTTACTCCCGAAAAACCGACCGTTCTAACGCCGGAACCTGCACAAGAACCCGCGCCGAAGGCTCCCTTTGTTCAAGGCCCCAGCGAAGTTGCGCCCAAACCTTCCGTATTGACGGAAGATGACGGGTTTGTAGAAATGTTTGCTGAGGAAAAGCCCGCCCCTGTGATGTCCCCCGCGCCAAATACGGACGACAAAAACAATCAACCTGCCAAAACCGCGCCCGTTATCAAAACGGAACCGCACCCGTTAGCCATAAAACCGGCGCACAAAAAAATGCGTATTATGGTGGATCCCGGTCATGGCGGTAAAGACCCCGGCGCTGTGCGTAGCCGCTACCGCGAAAAAAATTGGAATTTAGATGTTTCCAAAGAACTCGTCCGCTTGCTTAAAAAAGGCGGTTTTGAAGTAAAAATGACGCGCGAAGATGATACTTTTATTTCCCTTTCCGGGCGTTCTAAAGCCTCCAATACTTTTAAGGCGGATTTATTTGTATCCATTCACACCAATGCGTCTAAAAACCGCCGTGCGCATGGGTTCCAGGTTTATTTCCGTTCTGAAAAAGCCACCGACGAAGAAGCCGAAGAAGTTGCTGCCTTGGAAAACGAAGCCATGCAGTACGAAGAAGTGCACTATAATTTTGTAGATGCGCTGTTGCAATCTTTGGCCAAAAACGAATACATTAACGAAAGTTCCAAAGTGGCGGGCTATGTGCGTAATGCCGTTTACAAACAACCCGGCATCGGCATTGCCGTCAACCAAAACAGCAGTGTCCGTCAGGCCAACTTTTATGTGTTAAAAGGGGTACAAAGCCCGGCGGTACTGGTGGAAATGGGCTACATCAGCAGCACCAAGGACCGCGCTCGCCTGTCCAACTCTACCGTGCGCAAACGCATGGCGCAAGGTATTTATAACGGTATTTACAATTACGCCAAAAAAGAAGGTTGGATAAAATAACAGTTTACTACGAAAAAACCCTCGGTATTACCGAGGGCTTTTTTATAGTTTGTACATGGTTTGGCCCATTTTACTAAATCCATTTGAGGGATGTAGTCCTAACATTTTTTTACAGAAACTTCTTGTAACACGGGAGCCTTCGGCAGAATAGAGTTAGACCGTACTTATATGGGAGGAGTAGAGCGCGGGGAGCGAAATTTGGCTCTTTTGAATATCCGCAAAATTGCACAAGGGCTTGGCATTAGCGTAAGCGAATTATTTTCTTTTTCCGAAGGACTAAAATAGTAAAATAATTGCATGAAGGCATTACTGAACCTTTTTATTTCGTTTGCCAAAATCGGCCTGTTTACCTTGGGGGGAGGGTATGCTATGCTTCCCCTGATGGAGCAGGAACTGGTGGATAAACAACACCTGTTTGAGCGGAAAGATTTTTTGGATATGGTAGCCGTTGCCCAAGCGGCTCCCGGGGTAATGGCTGTTAACTTATCTATTCTCGCAGGGCATAAAACCAAGGGTTTTTGGGGTGCTTTTTTTGCAGCACTCGGGGCGGCCTTTCCTTCTTTTGTCATTATTCTTTTGATTGCGGTTTTCTTTCGCAAATTTGCCGAAAACACATATGTTCAACGCGTATTTATGGGCCTTCGTCCTGCGGTGGTGGCCCTGATTGCCGTGCCTGTTTTTAACTTAGCCAAAACTGCCGGCGTAAATTGCAAAACGGTTTGGGCTTGTGTGGCCTGTGCATTAGCCGTTTGGCTGATGAAAATTTCTCCCGTTTACATTGTTCTGGTCATGGGCCTCGGCGGATATTTATTTACCCGCAAACAGGAGGTTAAATGATTTACCTGAAATTATTTTTAACCTTCTTCAAAATCGGTCTCTTTAACTTTGGCGGCGGATATGCCATGATTTCTTTTATCCAAAACGAAGTGGTTTATAAACAGGCCTGGCTGTCTACGGCGGAGTTTACCGATGTAGTGGCTATCAGCCAAGTAACGCCCGGCCCGGTGGGTATTAACATGGCTACTTATACGGGCTATATGGCCGCCGGAGATGCGTGGGGGGCCCTGGTAGCCACCTTGGCGGTTTGCCTGCCTTCGTTTGTACTCATGATTTTAGCCAGCCGTTACTTTTTGAAATACCAACACACCCGCACGGTGAAATCTGTTTTTAAGGGCCTTCGCTTGGGAGTAGTGGGGCTGATTGCGGCGGCGGCCTTATCCCTTTGCAATGCGGAAAACTTTGTGGACTATAAAAGCGTACTTTTATTTTTAGGTGCGTTTTTGGCGGTGTGGAAATGCAAAAAAGGGCCGATAGCAGTGCTGGCGGTCAGCGCGGTGTTGGGCATTTTGTTCTATTAAAAGATAAATAAAAATGCGTTAGTTGTTTTGTAATAACTCCGTTTTTACGACGGGGTTATTTTTTTGAAAAAATAATTGTTAGTCTTGCCTAACTTTTGTATAATATAATTATCAAAACGAAAAAGAGGGAATAAAATGAAAAGAAGATCAGTTGTTTTAGTTGCTTGTATGTTGTTTGCGGGAGGGGTTTATGCACAGGAAAATTCGCAACGCCAATATTTGGCAAACGCTCTTGTGCGTGCCAGTAAAAAGGCCCAGCAAAATAAATATGCTCAGGTAAATTTATCGTTTGAGTGGGAAAAGAAAATATGGTTGAGTGATATGGTACATCGCCGTCGGCCCGGGTTTCGCGATGTAGTACTGCAAGTGGAAAAAGATTCCAAACGTTGCGTGGGGGTATTATTGGCCGGGCAACAACGGGTGGTTACGGCGGCTTCCTGCGCGCAGGGGAAAAAGGGGTTTGAATTAAAAGAAATTTCCTTGGGGTTTGCTAACGGCAAGAAGGGCAATATATCGGCCGACTTCGTGCAAATTAAACAAGGAGTGGCACATGTGACGGTCTCGCGAGAATTGACCGAAGGGATAGAAGGGGCCGCCTTTGAACAGGTACCGCAAGGTCACTCGTTACGGGAATATTTCGGTTCTTCCGTTTTGACAGAACTTTCGCAATTTTTTATTTCCAAAGGGGTTCTTTCCCCAAAGGCCCGAGGTTTTAATCGCGAACGCTTAACACTCAAACAAGGGGAACCTTTTTTCTATCGCGGGAAAGTGGTGGCATTGGTAAACTCGGTTCCTACGCGGTTGCCTATTGCTTTTCCGGGCAGGATTTCGGAAGAGAATTTAGTGATTCTTAGATCGTAAGAAACAAAAAACGCTGCCCGTTTTACAGCCATGAAACGGGAAGTCTCCTATACAATCCCTGTCGGGTTTTGGTCCCGACAGGGGTTTTGTTTGTTAAATTTTATAACCCGCCAACCCTTAGGAACAACTTATTTTTTGTGCCGTTTGGTCCCGCCATTACCCGGTTTATGAGTACGCTGGGCACTATTATTGTTTCTTTTTCTGGTGGCAGAAAAAGAAAGAGTTGTTTTTTAATTGAAGAAAAAAGAGCAACATTTCTAAAACAGTGTGGCTACCCTCGTCGAAAGAGGGCGGAAAAAGAAGCATTTCTCGCCCAAGGCTTGACCCGTTTTTTTTTTTTCTTACAATGTACCTAATCGGCAGACAGGAAGGATTGTAGTGTTGTTTGTTTGCCGAAAACCAGTTTATAAGAGGTTTTGTATGGAAAAGGGTTTTACTTTGATAGAACTTTTGGTTGTAGTGTTAATCATTGGTATATTGTCTGCGGTGGCGATGCCTCAATACGAAAAAGCGGTTTGGAAATCGCGTACATCTCAACTTTACACCTCTGTTCGCTCTTTAGCCACAGCGCAGGAATCTTATTTTATGGCCAATGGTACTTATGCTACTGACTTTGCCAGTTTGGATATTGGTTTTGACGGATTACAAGCAAGTGGTAGTAGTTCTTTCGGTACATCTACTTCCAGTAACGATTCTGTTCGCTATAATGATCATTTTGAGATGAGCGTTAATAAAAGTTCTGAATTTACTATTTCTCTTGCTTTATTCAAAAAAGGTTCTTACAAGGGAGGAGGAATTGGATTTCCTCATGAAACCACAACCAGTGGCATCAAAAATCGTGAATTTTATTGCATAGAATTAACTTCATATCTGACGGCCGGTGATTTTTGCAAAAAAGTAATGGGGCTTACCGGCACTCCTGTTACTGCATATGCTGCAAGATATTACCTCATAAATTAGTGTGTTCAAATACTTAATAAAAACCCCGCTTGTTGCGGGGTTTTTGTTTAGTTGGCAGATTCGTTAGCGGGAGTTTTCTTTTTCTTGTGTTTCTGCAGGTTGTTCTTCTTCCGTCGGTTCTTCTTTGTATGTCAGTTCTACATCAGCAAAAATAGAACCTTTATTTTCGTTTAACCAACGGCGGTGCAATTTATAATCGGGGCAGAATTGACCCACCAGTTCCCAATACTCTTGCCCGTGGTTCATATGCACCAAGTGGCATAGTTCGTGTACCATCAGGTAATCTTGCACGGCAAGTGGCATTTTAACAATGCGGTAAGAATAGTTGATATTCTTTTTGCCGGAACAACTGGCCCAGCAGGTGCGTTGGTCTTTTACCACAATGTTGTTAAATTCCACGCCGATTTTTTCCGCCCACTCTTTCGTTTTATTTTTTAAGGTTTCGTTGGCTTTGTTTTTCAGCCAATCGGTTACCAAGTCGGCGGGGTTGTCGGCCTTGGAGGCTAAATAAATATGGAAAACAGTTCCGTCAAATGCCACGCCGGGTTCTTGGTCGGGGGTGAGGTACATGCGGGCTTCGCACAAATTGCCGTTATAAAGCACTTTGTTTTCGCCAGAGGGGAGAGTGTTTTCTCCCGCGGCCTCGTCCGCCTTGCCAAACACTTCCGGCAGGTCTTTTTTCAACCGTTCAATAAATAGTTTTACATCACTTACAATGCTTTGTGTATCTGCCATAATTTTATTATATCAATTTATCCCTTTTTGCCTGATAAAAATAGCGGTTTTATTCTCCATTATTTTATACAATAAACATATACTTTTGGAGGCATAAATGACGAGCCACGAACTGAAAAAAACGCCCCTTGCTTCGCATTGCGAACAGGCAGGCGGAAGAATGGTAGATTTTCACGGGTGGTTGATGCCGGTGCAATTTGCCGGAATCATCGCCGAACATAAAGCCGTGCGCGAAGGGGTGGGAATGTTTGATGTATCCCACATGGGGCAGATTTTCGTAGAAGGAAAAGATGCCTGGGTCTTCTTGCAACATATCAATTGCAATAACATTAAAAACGCGCCCGCGGCCGGCACTTATTCCCATATCTTAACGGAAAAAGGCACCATTATTGATGATGCCATTTCGTTTTGTTTAACCCCCGAAAAATTTTTGGTTATCGTCAATGCTGCTTGCATCGAAGAAGATTTTGCCTGGTTTGAAAAACAAACCTCAGGATTTGAGGTAACCGTTCGCAACGAAAGCCCGCTGTGGGGTATGATTGCCGTTCAGGGGCCGCTTGCGCTTGAAAAAGTTTCCGCGCTTATAGAAGGCGTGCAGGAATTGCCGCGCTTTCATATTCGGGAAATGGAACTCTTCGGCGCAAAAGGTTATGTAACTCGCACCGGATACACCGGCGAAGACGGCGTGGAAATTATGCTTCCGGCCGAAAAAATCGGCGAGTTGTGGAACGCTCTTTTAGCGGCGGGTATTACGCCTTGCGGTTTGGGCGCGCGCGATGTGTTGCGCTTGGAAGCAGGGTATCTGCTTAACGGCGCCGATGCCGACCAAACCCGCACCCCCTACGAAGCCAATTGCGGTTGGGTGGTAAAATTGGCGAAAGACAATTTTGTAGGAAAAGAAGCCCTTGCTTTGCAAAAAGAACAGGGCCTTAAAGAAAAATTGACCG from Elusimicrobium sp. includes these protein-coding regions:
- a CDS encoding chromate transporter translates to MIYLKLFLTFFKIGLFNFGGGYAMISFIQNEVVYKQAWLSTAEFTDVVAISQVTPGPVGINMATYTGYMAAGDAWGALVATLAVCLPSFVLMILASRYFLKYQHTRTVKSVFKGLRLGVVGLIAAAALSLCNAENFVDYKSVLLFLGAFLAVWKCKKGPIAVLAVSAVLGILFY
- a CDS encoding prepilin-type N-terminal cleavage/methylation domain-containing protein, which produces MEKGFTLIELLVVVLIIGILSAVAMPQYEKAVWKSRTSQLYTSVRSLATAQESYFMANGTYATDFASLDIGFDGLQASGSSSFGTSTSSNDSVRYNDHFEMSVNKSSEFTISLALFKKGSYKGGGIGFPHETTTSGIKNREFYCIELTSYLTAGDFCKKVMGLTGTPVTAYAARYYLIN
- the gcvT gene encoding glycine cleavage system aminomethyltransferase GcvT produces the protein MTSHELKKTPLASHCEQAGGRMVDFHGWLMPVQFAGIIAEHKAVREGVGMFDVSHMGQIFVEGKDAWVFLQHINCNNIKNAPAAGTYSHILTEKGTIIDDAISFCLTPEKFLVIVNAACIEEDFAWFEKQTSGFEVTVRNESPLWGMIAVQGPLALEKVSALIEGVQELPRFHIREMELFGAKGYVTRTGYTGEDGVEIMLPAEKIGELWNALLAAGITPCGLGARDVLRLEAGYLLNGADADQTRTPYEANCGWVVKLAKDNFVGKEALALQKEQGLKEKLTAFVLKTPGVPRAGCKVYVGTEEKGVLTSGTYSPLFKGIAVGYLTTDVALGSEVEIEIHGKRAKAEVVKTPFYKNRV
- a CDS encoding chromate transporter, with protein sequence MKALLNLFISFAKIGLFTLGGGYAMLPLMEQELVDKQHLFERKDFLDMVAVAQAAPGVMAVNLSILAGHKTKGFWGAFFAALGAAFPSFVIILLIAVFFRKFAENTYVQRVFMGLRPAVVALIAVPVFNLAKTAGVNCKTVWACVACALAVWLMKISPVYIVLVMGLGGYLFTRKQEVK
- a CDS encoding rod shape-determining protein RodA, whose translation is MLSFKNKTASGRSRMDFLLFGAMIGLVIMGALCIMSAVNSLSFTNPVVRTHLVALPIGAFAFFVGWSFNYQIYDEQWKALYGFILMLLVGVLLFGSYQRGSRSWFVLPFFSMQPSEICRVATILVAAAFLDRRGRRIREVPTLFGLGAILLPIFGLIMMQPDFSSVVVTLPALAVLLFCTGVNIFYLILAGLFAGVTGFFTITWTYLYLHPELMDFWLFRTFYELGHNGWYITGFCVLVMLLGYAAWWFFKQLRIFLPSIYFVLATLVVLAGLFGGMFVDHQMKPHQRKRVETFLAPTADPQGAGYNVLQAQIAMGAGGVFGKGLFSGTQSRLGFVPEKHTDFILAVVGEELGLWGTLGVLGLYLLILWRIIVVAYSSSDRYGYLVCSGVFGMFFTYVLVNFGMLIGIVPVAGIPLPFISYGGSNLVASFWALGVVQSVYARRIRA
- a CDS encoding M48 family metallopeptidase, whose protein sequence is MADTQSIVSDVKLFIERLKKDLPEVFGKADEAAGENTLPSGENKVLYNGNLCEARMYLTPDQEPGVAFDGTVFHIYLASKADNPADLVTDWLKNKANETLKNKTKEWAEKIGVEFNNIVVKDQRTCWASCSGKKNINYSYRIVKMPLAVQDYLMVHELCHLVHMNHGQEYWELVGQFCPDYKLHRRWLNENKGSIFADVELTYKEEPTEEEQPAETQEKENSR
- a CDS encoding Rne/Rng family ribonuclease, which gives rise to MSRNLEGLPTVEVLVNTSFEETRIAILEDERVNELIWERRGSLNIVGNIYKGTVENVLPGISSAFLNIGYEKNAYLYISDVLGGDKKNIDKVLHKGQEVMVQVVKDAISTKGMKVTMDVTLPGRYLVLTPHQSFVGVSKNIEDSDARHKLNDIMQELAAKHLNGMGCIVRTEAEEASKEELEREVKYLYRQWQSIVKKFETSRSPRLLHEDMDAVLQVARDVLSENAKVYMLDNKKDYERVLDFVEKNSPDLADRVKLYKGKTPIFEAYNIEPEIDNLRKTKLPLPNGGSIIIQEAESLCAIDVNTGKFTGNKSQEETVTQTNIEAAQEIAHQLRLRNIGGIIVIDFIDMRKASSRHRVVEALAKAVQGDRAKIRILPITRLGLVEMTRERKRASTGSFISEECPQCHGSGRVLSAESMRIKIQREIYDLTNGRPGGNLRVVLHPVLAEAIKQRQHDIEQNIHRTLKIQADPQLAWEDYKIVLE
- a CDS encoding DUF2344 domain-containing protein, with the translated sequence MMNTPKIYKIRVVFRWLKNQADRNTFNAVRKMVLTAGLPFEPAKVNKNWPRLAYGPSPALGQRAEREYLDIYLQKSIAAEEVQSALEKAAPSGLELLSVRRVPYPLPSVQNLAAAARYRVEGNFSSYQPGRKLEEFLSSGRVEITRRAENGLSCVKELSAHIGPCRTISPEVVSLTVLSVQGKWINPEEIIAAWLGLEVPAGEENFTVEGLTFIREGLFWQDSQGEFHLI